The window CTATTAAACATGGATGCTTCAATGATTTTTAATTATTCTTTGATATGAACTTTTGCCTGGttgattaaaaaataatcatttatACTAGAATGACCGCATTTGCTCAAAGGTTGCTGTTTCTTTAGGGGAAAATCTCGAAGAAAGAGCGAAAATGCAAAGCTACCGAAGTGTGGAACAGCTGGAGGCCTTAAGTCGTAAGTAATAAGTAATTCATCTGCTTTCAGGAGGGggtaaaaagaaataaaaagaaggTTTCTTCGAACGTTTTTTCCAAGTTTTGTGCCTCAAGTATGACGGAAATTTCCGCTCTTCTTGAGTTATGAATTCTTATGAAGGAAAAGAGCAATTGATTATGCAACCTTGcagtctaaataaataatatcCATACATGGAATTCATTTGTCTTCATTTTATTCCGAAAAACTGTCAAACCAATCTGTGCTTTTTTCAAAACTCTCAAACGACAACACTAAACTTGTTCAAGtattgaagtaaagaaaatgtaAGCTTCTGCAGCTTTCtactgaaatttgttttttggcCTTCGAAATCTGTGGTTATTACTTCTTTGTAATCGAAGTTAAGTGAGCGTTACGAGGCTATTGATATTGCTTATGgcaattttcatgtttttacaGCTTCCACTGCCAGTCATACATTCAAGGACCACGAAACGGTAAACAAACATTTATTATtgcttaaaataaaaaaaaaatctttgtgtAGAATTCTTTAAGTAAAATTCAATAAATTTACGTCTTCTGTGTgagtttcaatgaaaaaaaaaaaaacaagtcaaTAAAAGTACTCAATACAATTGCTTGCAAGCAAATTGCAATCTGAAACGACAAAAATTCTTTAGATCTTAAGTTCGGGTTGAAAAAACTAAGATCTGTTTGGCTTAATTTTGAGACCTTGAGTTAAACAGTCTAGTCTAGTTACAAGAGAACAAACTTACAAGATACCTTTGATTCattaaaatgttaatttcaCTGCGTAAATAGTTTCAAATCTCGACTGGCTCAGGGTTTTATATCTTACTTATCTCTATTTACTATCTTGGCATGTCAATTTTTTTCGTGTCGGAATAAACTATCACTAAGACTAAATTCAGCAAACTATTAAATCTCATAGCGGTTACCAATCAGTTTCTTTGTTAACCTATGTGGCGTCGATTTTGTCCTTTAGTTTTCCTCTACCGTCCTTATAAATTTATGATAGAAATACGAGTTATTGTaacttaaaatatgttttccttcctttcctttaattttattttttttctttcaactggGCCGCCTAGATTAGCAATTGCTATTTTGCGGGCCATTCTATTGTAAGATCTTATTTTGCGTATTTTAGGGAAAATGTATAAACTGTGTGAGCGAGGCCTTGAGTTGCTGTTGAAAATTTTAATCCAAGTTCGCCGATCTACggtgtcatcatcatcatcatcagcagcagagatgatgatgccgtagatcaGCGAAAGCTTGGATCAAAAAGTTTCAAAAGCAGCTCAAGGCATAATTACTCATTTTAACCTATGTGGCTtttactttacctttttttcagCTTATTCAAGAgctgaagaaagaaaatttcgaTTTGAAACTTCGTTTGTATATGGAACAGAAGGAGAGAGAGGTGAGTTGACGGACACGGATCACTTCTGACTTTCCAACTTAACGGACTTCAAAATTCCCTACCAGCGATTTTGATTTTCCattattcaacttcaacctGCATGGGATCGGTTAGTTAGTAAAATAATGCATTTTTGTTTGGATTATGTGCATGTGTGCATTGCTTGCCGATTTGCTGTTTAAGACGTTTAGTCGAGTCCTCCGCTCTAAGATATCCTCATCAAGTTCTCGAAAGTTATGTTGTCATTAAGAAAAGAAAcgtttatttgaagtgcaggttattgACGAAAGATTGAAAGTGATGCTTGCACTTATCAGCACATCTCCTTCATTATTCCTGTCACGGGAAAACATGAGCTGGACAAACTGACCTGCTTCCAACTAAGTAAAGTGTGTGGCTTCATCGCTCAGTTGGTAGGTCATTACAACGGCGTAGAAGAGATCAGGGGTTCGTATCCCgtgaagaagaagaatttgTCATGTGTCTGtgtgagacaattgcttaaattaccCTGATAAGTGCAAGCATTACTTTCAATCTTTATATTGACATTATTTGCTTCTCGACATTTTTAAACAGGCTGGGAAAATTTTCTGATTTAGCCCAAGGACTGAACAAATGTTTTAATTACGGATAGTCACTTTCAATACAATAGTTTCAACATATGTTTCTTGCTGTAAATTAAAGTCATTGGTTTAAGTTAAGCTGAATGTCGGTACtcaattttttctttggttttgatttACGGGACCATACTATCGACACTGCCTGCAAGTCAGGTTACGCAGCTTCACATACATTACTATCaatgatgatatgatatatgaaatggatcatatatgaactgcggatatgaaatcaagtgaagctatgatcctcgcagctatgaacgcaatttttgtaattgcgtagagaagcctgaaaaattcaggtcttcaacggggtttgaacccgtgaccttgcgatacaggtgcgacgctctaaccaactgagctatgaagccactgacgttgggggctggtcatttgtgggttctaatgttcccgtgaggaatgaccacaaatgaccagctcccaacgtcagtggcttcatagctcagttggttagagcgtcgcaccggtatcgcgaggtcacgggttcaaaccccgttggagtcctgaaattttcaagcttctctacgcaattgtaataactgggaggatcatagcttcacttgaatacaTTATCAAGGCGCAAAAAGAGATGCGCAAAATTACACTGGCTACCTTGTGAATTTTTAATAAATAACAATGTTTACATCCCGCAGAGAGTGACAGAGGACTTCAAACAAAAAATCGTCGTTTTGGAAAGCGATCTCACAGAAGCTCTGGATGAACTTAGCGATGCACTCGAAAGAGAAAAAGATTTTGAATCTTGCTTAGAAAGTTCACAGCTCCGTGAAAAAGCATTACTCAATAAACAGAAGAGAATTGAGGAAACATGTCGAgaacaagaaaatgaaattcagtTTCTCACtctgacaaaaacaaaagagaaagccTGTGACAGAATCACCACATCAGACGCGGAAACCATGACAGATTTCCCCTTCTACATGGAAAGAGCCGTAGATGTCGGAAATCATGGTGATAACAGAGCCTTTGATGATATTGATTTGAAAGACGGAGATAGTCCGCGATCTTTGCAAACAGATACCTTGGTCAGAGACGATGGCCCGAGACCCGAGGGACCCGATCTTTTGAACACAAACTCAGGGACCCTCCTGAGGAAAAAGAACGAAATAATCAGAGAAGCCAAGAGACGACGGACAGCGAGATCGAAAAAGGGACAAAGAAGGGATATGAGAGAAACATTCAATTATGGTTCGGAATATGCCGAGAAGACCCGAGCGCGCGCCGAGAAGAAATCGGTTTTCAAGAGATTGTGTTGCTGTATTAAAGATCAAAGCGCTGAATATGAGGTTGATGAAAACGTGGATAGAGCAAGGGCACGCCATCATAGGTAGTGATAAAGTACGAACGGTGACACAGGGAAGAACCTGTATTTCCGAACTATAGCGAAGATATGCCGGTAATCAACGAAATGTAGCATACGTAGTTGGCCATGCGATGAACTTCTGCAAAAACCAGACAGCTCTAAACGACCTTCTATTTCAATAGAACGATATACAAGGAAAGTATGCTCCGTTTAGGGTTACGGTCCATTGTAATTCATCTATGTTCAGTTGTGTACactgttttttttaaccaatcctGTGCACCGTTTTATCACCTGCGCGAGTTGATCCAAAGTCTGCGCGTGCCTTTTTAGTCAAAACTGTTACTCctaaattttaattgtaaatacttAGAAGAatgttttgaaacgcttatgaGTTTCCGCGAAAGATGGAAGAAAACAATCGTaagacaaatttttaaaaaagcagtCAAGTGAGCAAAAGAAAGCGGCCAATATTAATAGAGTTTTTGTACTCAAACACACCAATGTGATTTTCTGTTCTGGTAGATTTTAAACAAattatagtttttttttgtttggcgcgaAGAAGGGGAGAAgagttgaaaaaaacaaaacaaaaacaaaatgctcATATGCAGCAAAAGATACAGGGTTCCAGGATGCCACAAATGATTAAAATCACCCTCGGATCCAAGCCACTCATGCATACATCGTCCGCCAGAAAAGAAACGCCTGGACCGAGTTCGAAAAAGGACAAGTGTCAAAACAAGAGCACGTGGAtacaggatttttcttaggagagGGTGCACCACTAGGGAATGGTGCAGAATatcagttgtattagaaagccgcaggtcatctcaggaaggggggggggggggggtgcgcaCCCTTTgtaccctccccctagatccacCCCTGCTTTTCAAAGttcggataactttatccagtggataagtcactgtccggATTTTTAAATATACTCCATGTTGAACGTTGACAAGGGTTTTCGCACACGCTTTTACTTTACATCTACttaaagccgctgttacacgttgaaacttttagctgaaacttgtgtgcaacggcgctgcgaaacaagtttTTGGAGGCATTGGACCGTGTAACAACtttaacatggtcggtttcgcgaaacttttttgaacttccgttgcgagacaactttcacgaaaagtagaaccgctttctacttctgcaacggtcgcagcaatcgcagtggtgataaaaaccggagtttcaccgtgtaacaccacttcgtgaaactggtctcgctcgGTCTTGTTACGTCACGCcgcgtaagccaatcagaaaccggctaaGGCAATGTAAACATTTCGAGAGCAGTTTCAACGTACCCGAACGAGTTTCGACCTTTTTTGTTACACGCGTACGGTGCAACGcctgttgaaatttttttgcagcgccgttgcacataCGTTTCAggtaaaagtttcaacgtgtatcAGCCGCTTTAACTGCGCATATTCACCGCATAATGCTATCCTGGAAGCCTTTAAACAACTCGGCCAGAAAGATAACTTCTGATCCAACAAAACACAGGGTTACTTGGTTATATTCTTGAATCGAACAAATAGGCCTCGATTCACACTATAGAAGATTCTCTTCTCCTTCACGCTtcgcaaaaaatatttttagcaaacttaaaacgaaaaaaaataactAAGGAGATGAAGCGAAATAAACAGTAATAAGGTATTTTTTAATAACCAGCATTTTACGGCACCTTGAttcttttttcaagggctttatACACAATATTTTTTCTAATTCCGTGACacatacatttatttaaaaCCAATTGTCGGTTTTGGTTTAAATGAAAAAGCTGTACATTTCTCTTGCATTAGTTATTGGTAAATAAAATGGGAAATTTTAGAGGGTTTTATTTTGTACATAGGATACAGTTGACCTGAATAAACTATCAATCACTTCCAGTTTTCCCGGCCAATATATAGCCTCTCCGATTATAAGTCATTTTGGCGTGTGAGTGAGTGCTAATCCGTTTCCATCAAAGAAACACAAAATTAAAGATGTTGTACGATTTCTGAGCTCAGAAACTTTTTCTGGTAAAAAGGTGAGTAAATCAAATCTGGCCACTGAAAAGATTACTGTTAAAATATTTCGGGAACATGATCATTTTCACAGCACAGCCAGAGGTCTGAAAGTTCTCCGATGATAAAATTGAAGACATTATGTCAGCTGCAAATATCTGTAACTGGGAAAAGATGATTCGCTCTCTCGTCGTCCTTCAGTGGTTCGATGGGTCGACGACATAGCATATTTTTGTCTCTGTAGTAAAGCCTGATGAAAAGGGAAAAGTACAAATaatgtttaacaattattcgccgaagacgagcctgaggtgaataattgcaTAGTTacgtgattatttgaaaaatatacattttctttaaaacaattttttcgtCGGTAAAGTACACAAAACGGCTtgaggccattttgaaaaaaaaccgcttaggtaATTATCAAGTAATattcacctcaagtgcaactaatcagcgcagagaactttcaataatcacctatgtaattacaCTAAACTCTGATGTACGCGCCATGAATGCATTTTGTCCCAATTTAGCACAATTGACCAAATCGGCCatctcaatgttgtacccaattcaaatctcccgagcTTAAGATTCtttaaattgggtacaacagTGAGTCAGCCGATTTGGTCGATTTTCAATGATGACCATAGAACATTGTGCACACAAGAAACCAGCCTCCCCCACTCCACTCCCGCGTTCTGGCAAATACCTTACGCAGGTGCACAGTCACATCATCAGGGAAGAGCTTCTCCAGCCTCGTTTGGTCTCGTTAACATGGGATAGCAATCCAACTCCGTACAACCCAAAGGACGTGTTCACATTCCGGGCGGGTGTAAAAGAGCTCTTCAAGCACTCAATTTGCAACAATGGATATGCTTGCAAAGTTCCGAAAGGGACAGGCATAGAGAGAGAAGTAATTTACCTGTAATCTTGGCCTTTCAGCTTCCTGAATTTCTCGTGTTCCTGATCCGGTATTGACACCTTATTCTTCTCCAGCAACCAGCCAGCACCTTCGAAAGGTCCCGGATGATAGCCACAATTCGCCTCCTCCGCTGGAATCCTCGTGATGGGCTCCAATTTCCCTGTTTTCCGTGCGGGTGTGTCGACATTCGGATTCGCAACAACACCAAGGGGTGGAATTTCTCTCAGTGCAAGCCCAGCCCGTGAAAATGAGAGCTTCTCTGGAGGATTTTTGATAAGTCCTTCTAACTTGTCGAGTTGGTTGGAAGCTTTTGGACCACTGTCTCTAAGCTCTGTTTCCGGTAAGCAACGGTGCGTGCGAAAGATTGTATCGTCTACAACGATGCTTTCTTCCCACTGGCGTCTGGATTCCAAAAGTGCCTCGtactcttctttttctttagtgTCACCGGCCGAGTGAACGGAAACTACCGGGTTCTCGTCGAAGAACGGAGGCGGAGCCGATAGTAAATCAAAATCACGGTCGCGGTAAACCCACGGAAAGTTTTCCCTGATTGAGGAATGTTAACAATGTTTGAGTAGGGTTATGACACTTTACgtctttatttctttcaaataattttacaaaaatgtgACATTGTATGTGCAATTGTATGAAAAGAGCAAATTGAATGGAAAAGAGAAACATGTATACGTCATGGGTTGGTTCGAAGATTCCTGTGCAATACACTTTGCAacagaaaaaacaagaaaatgataTTTTGTATTCAACACATACAACTGATTAAGTGATGTTTTCTCCTGATTTTTGTGAATCTTTGTGAGATGGACACTGTTCGAGAACTGGCTTGAACAGGCACGGGTCATGAGAAAAACGCCCATCGTGTCCCTGTAACTTTTTAAAGGCTCCTTAATTTGATCGAACAAAGgaactgaatgaaaaatgcacgaAGTATTGAGTAGACTTACCGATCTACTGTTGGTTTCAAGATGTTGGCGTGCAAAACGTTTTCTTTCCAAggctgaaaaaatgaaaaacaaactcctTCGTTTCACTCTAACTCGCTTGACCAAAGGAAGTAATTATTaacaatcaacaaaaaaaatattatccTTGATTTGAAGTGTTATAAAGAACTTGCAAAAACTGTCGTACCTTTTTAAGTTCATCGGCTCTAGCTGAATCAGGTTTTTTGGGATGTGTGTTTGAGACGAGCGATGTCTTCTTTCCAGGATATATAAATCCCTTTTCAGTCCTCCACAGTTGTTTGGAGTCCATATTATCCTGTTTCCTTACGGCTTCGGGATCCACAGGAAGGACTGTTGCCGAATTGTACAGAGGACAGTACGTGAAACGCAAATCTTTATCCTGCGAGTAAAAtcgtaaaaaaacaaatgatcAAAGATTTTTGAaactaataatattgtttttaataGAGTGTAGAAGTAATTACTTGAAGTGATAGCTTTGATTTTGCATCGTTCCTCATCGCGATTGAGGTCAATACCAGCCGCTGAGAGAACAAATGAACGATTGATGAAATTGGGTTTGATCGGTTCAGGTTAAATAATAAAGAAGTGTCTTGGCTAAAGAAAAATGCCTCAAAAGCACTAGACTATTGACCGTCAACGAAGGCAAACCTGAATCAAAAATAACACACAGAAACAACCATTAACAGTTCGACTGTCAAAAACTGACGAAACGCAAATACCTTTGCTAGAGTGTCTCtgagcctttcttttgccagtTCAGTGGAGTTAAGTGTTTGTATGCTGTAGTTATGTGCAGTCTGTTGATGTAACTCGGACAGATCAAATGAGATAGTATGCCCTCTTTCCTTGGGATCTGTAGTTCGGCTCCGCAACTGATaacaaaaaattacatttaGTCTTATTatgttgaaacaaaaggaatGATATCGATCGCACAACACAACACTCTTTTTCCCGCATTATCTTGGAGCGAGAAGCCTACAGGCCCAATTAAAGAAAGAGTTTGACGAACTTTCAACGAAATCACAACAAACTGAAAACCGGGGAATTTTCTGATGCGAAGCGCGAGACGGGAAAATCTTGCAAAGGCCTCTCGAGTCGAGTGATCAATCCGCATTTAACGCGAGAGTCGCACCTGCGTAGCTGACGGTATTGAGGCAAATTAACGAGTGGCGAAGCCGCGCAGAAAATGGGGAGGGGCGCTgtgaaaattataataataataatagctttttTTTAGAGAGGGAGACGCAATAACCGATCACAGATTTCTAACTTGCGGCCCTCTAATccagatcgaattggaatttggaatGTTgtgttttgaggagaggggaaaaccggagtacacgGGGGGAAAACTCATCACTACGCCAACCCTGCCCTCCAGGAGCGTACGGCAAGGGTTTTCCTACATGGCCACCCATCCAGAAACTAACCTTgcccaacagggcttaacaTTGATCACTACTCGGCCTTGATCAATTTCAGTCCTGTGAGCCAACCGTACTCCCCACTAATTTCACAGCGCCTCTCTCATTCCccgcgcggcttcgccgcttgtgaaggacggtgcctactactgttattgcgcatacgttctgcgcatctcgagacactcgggtttcctatcggtgatgcttactaatacggggatattttgcgcggtttaaaactatccggagaaagtagatcttagaaagtactcttggtatccaaaaagaaaattgggggtaaccatgcatttttgagagataactaagcttcaatttgaaaaagaccgttatacattgctttgtattttgaagctgtttataaatattattcatgaattatctttgagaaatgcgtggttacccccaattttctatttggatttcaacaacacttgttaagatccaCATTTCCTGCacaccgtatttactcgaataagcgccgccctcgattaAGCGCCGCcttcgaataagcgccgcatctgggacaaaaaagttaataagcgccgccctcgaataagcgccgcaccgccgatg of the Montipora capricornis isolate CH-2021 chromosome 7, ASM3666992v2, whole genome shotgun sequence genome contains:
- the LOC138056588 gene encoding uncharacterized protein isoform X2, which gives rise to MENLGLLGENLEERAKMQSYRSVEQLEALSPSTASHTFKDHETLIQELKKENFDLKLRLYMEQKERERVTEDFKQKIVVLESDLTEALDELSDALEREKDFESCLESSQLREKALLNKQKRIEETCREQENEIQFLTLTKTKEKACDRITTSDAETMTDFPFYMERAVDVGNHGDNRAFDDIDLKDGDSPRSLQTDTLVRDDGPRPEGPDLLNTNSGTLLRKKNEIIREAKRRRTARSKKGQRRDMRETFNYGSEYAEKTRARAEKKSVFKRLCCCIKDQSAEYEVDENVDRARARHHR
- the LOC138056588 gene encoding uncharacterized protein isoform X3 — encoded protein: MENIAGENLEERAKMQSYRSVEQLEALSPSTASHTFKDHETLIQELKKENFDLKLRLYMEQKERERVTEDFKQKIVVLESDLTEALDELSDALEREKDFESCLESSQLREKALLNKQKRIEETCREQENEIQFLTLTKTKEKACDRITTSDAETMTDFPFYMERAVDVGNHGDNRAFDDIDLKDGDSPRSLQTDTLVRDDGPRPEGPDLLNTNSGTLLRKKNEIIREAKRRRTARSKKGQRRDMRETFNYGSEYAEKTRARAEKKSVFKRLCCCIKDQSAEYEVDENVDRARARHHR
- the LOC138056588 gene encoding uncharacterized protein isoform X1, which gives rise to MHMADRKGENLEERAKMQSYRSVEQLEALSPSTASHTFKDHETLIQELKKENFDLKLRLYMEQKERERVTEDFKQKIVVLESDLTEALDELSDALEREKDFESCLESSQLREKALLNKQKRIEETCREQENEIQFLTLTKTKEKACDRITTSDAETMTDFPFYMERAVDVGNHGDNRAFDDIDLKDGDSPRSLQTDTLVRDDGPRPEGPDLLNTNSGTLLRKKNEIIREAKRRRTARSKKGQRRDMRETFNYGSEYAEKTRARAEKKSVFKRLCCCIKDQSAEYEVDENVDRARARHHR
- the LOC138056588 gene encoding uncharacterized protein isoform X4, whose product is MQSYRSVEQLEALSPSTASHTFKDHETLIQELKKENFDLKLRLYMEQKERERVTEDFKQKIVVLESDLTEALDELSDALEREKDFESCLESSQLREKALLNKQKRIEETCREQENEIQFLTLTKTKEKACDRITTSDAETMTDFPFYMERAVDVGNHGDNRAFDDIDLKDGDSPRSLQTDTLVRDDGPRPEGPDLLNTNSGTLLRKKNEIIREAKRRRTARSKKGQRRDMRETFNYGSEYAEKTRARAEKKSVFKRLCCCIKDQSAEYEVDENVDRARARHHR